A stretch of DNA from Babesia bovis T2Bo chromosome 2, whole genome shotgun sequence:
aaaccctaaaaccctaaaccctaaaccctaaaccctaaaccctaaaccctaaaccctaaaccctaaaccctaaaccctaaaccctaaaccctaaaccctaaaccctaaaccctaaaccctaaaccctaaaccctaaaccctaaaccctaaaaccctaaaccctaaaccctaaaccctaaaaccctaaaaccctaaaaccctaaaccctaaaccctaaaccctaaaccctaaaccctaaaccctaaaaccctaaaaaccctaaaccctaaaccctaaaccctaaaccctaaaaccctaaaccctaaaccctaaaccctaaaccctaaaccctaaaccctaaaccctaaaaccctaaaccctaaaccctaaaccctaaaaccctaaaatTGTTAGATCTCTTAACTATTTGCACCATCTACCCCACTTGGATCACACCTTCATTTTCCTTTAACCCCATAAATACCACAATGCATAAACCCTAATATCCCCAGAAGTGATGTGCCCAACAATACCAACTACCCCAGGAACACCACATGACTTCAACCCCATGTGAGTCATAGACCATCACTCTATCTACCCCATATCACCTATACCATTCACCCTAGGAGCTCCCGGTGGACCACCCAGAGATATACTAGGTGCACTACATATACGGGTAACCCTAGGGATACCATTATGGCCTACAGCACTCTATGCCCTGGCCTATTCTATCTCTCCTAGCAGTTCTCACACTGGTAAACAAGGTATCCTATACAGATGTATAGTAATATTGAGTGATACAGCATATAAACCGTGAGACTTCATTGTCTACAACGCTACCACTGTACTACTGCTATATTCCGGACATTACTTGCCACTAGTTGATATGTATGCATATCTCCTTAACATCCTCATTATGCTACTATGATCactatatagatataatatgaAAATAGTACTATTCAATGTACTATTACTTTTCATTTGGCGTGGTTATAATCATGACAATGGATATACTATACGGAGTACTCATCTGCTCTATGCACTGTTCTATCAAATACTACTATTTTACCTATCCTGTACAATAGATACTCAATGCTTCTAGGAAGCACTGTCTATATAAGACTGCAGTATGACTCTagcatattaaatatatgtcGTTTGTACTGCACATATTTAACAATACACCCTAAATGCTGTTCATTAATCCAGCTTTGTCCCGTTCATATTCTTTGTAGCACCTCCACACCACCCTGACCAAGATTTAGGGTTAAATAACTTCTCGAACAGGCATCCAATGAAATATAGTATTATTACGACGACCACCGCTGGCAACCCTAACGTCGTTGCCATTATGAACAGCAGCAAGAATATTATTACATACGCATTCCATTCAAAATTACCATCCTTGTTCAGTATAGCGTATTCTATAGCCCATTCTTTTAGTTTCTGTTTCCACCCCTTTGGACTCTCCTGGTTCTTTGCCACTTCATCACTAGTAGTAccttccactaccactacttcctcgGTATCATCTCCTTGAGTCACCTTCTCTGCCATGGCCCATGCAGCACCGTGGTAGTGGCCAGTCACTTGGCTCAGTGAATCCAGTCTAGTAggtgtccagtccagtggccatagggcACCCAGGGCTACCACTAGGACTGGGTAGACCAACATGGTTACTATGGTAGGGATGGAGTGGTAGGGAGTGGTGgggtagtggtggtagaATGGGTAGTGACGAGGAGTTGGTGGTGGAGTAGTGGTGGAATGTTAGAGTAGTGGTATTcagtggtggtagtgaaTAGTGGTATCTAGTAGAAGTATCTACACTAGTGCTGCATTGCATAACGTAGTTAAATTCATATCACTACTATCTACGATATACAAAGTAAATATTACACTTCCACAATGACTATCCCAGCTACTATTGGGCCACCCAAAGTTGGGCCATCAAGTGTCACAGGGTGGTACTGTAGTCACATTTAACACTATGATtcctttgcgatatcagttTCTGGTACCGTGTTCTCAGCAGTGTCAGTAGCCTTGAGACCCTTTTTCTTGGGGAGACATGAATTCCATCTCCATGTAAGCAGACCACatcggtatgcataccacaaTGTCGGTATGATGAGTAATATTGAGTAGCCCAGGAGGACATATGAAACAACATCAACGTCACTCGCACCATCGGTAGCAATCTGTGTCGCTACCACTACCAAAGCTAGCAGAAGCACCACAGCAAGTATCCCGAAGCACAGATGCAGCTTTGGACATGGAAATATGGCCTTATATTCTAGGCAGTATAAGGTAATTCCTAGGGCAAGTAGGTGGACTGCTATGAAAGGGTATCCTTTAGAACTGAGTTGTACTCCACCGAGATGGGTACCacccagtactgccaaTGACAACAAAGAGGACACTGCTACCGCCGATGCTATCAGGGCAACCACTTCCGGTACTGTATATGGTAGCTTGACTGTagtattccatataattGCTGTGGAATAGCACTGCATAATTGGTACCGCCATGTTACCAAGGTATTGAATGATGGACTTTTCGGTATCTCCTCCTGTGGCGAAACTGAGGTCAAAACCGATGTGGAAACCAATGCCACCACCGCGCATTGCCAGCAAGACTGTTACACCCAGTACTATGAGTACCACTAATACTACCACTATTGCACTACCATAGCAAATGTACTGGCTCTTGCAACATGGTCTACAGAATAGATTACACTTCCAGCCGCAAAACAGGGTACCACCCAGTATAGCCAGTATTACCACTGCAACACCGTAGATGGGATACGCCCATTCTTTACCGATGCTTGAGCTAAACATGCCCTGTAGACCCAGATATTCTATTACCACTGCCAGCACTTGTAGTAATACTAGTAATACCAGTAGTACCCAATGGTACCAGGTCATTGGGGATACGAGGTAACCCGCTTGGCGgcattgccatagacaTAGACCAAGCAGCGCGGTAGATAGGATAGTGGTAGTAGGTAATGTTGTAGCGTTGCCTGCGTCTATCAGGGACACCAAGAAACCCAGTGCCTGGCAGCACAAGTAGAGCCATAGAAGGACCAGTACTATGGTAGTACAGGTATTGGTATTCATAATGCGATGGGAATCTACTTGATAGTAATCAGTAATAGTGATTTACCTGTGATATGATGGGATTCCATTGTCTTACTCAGTTGTGGTGAAGCGTTATGGAAGGATAGATACGACAAGGTGGCGTAAACTGAAGACATCTCTAAAGGGTCATTCTAGAAGCGAATAGCCTGCACAGGGTGTGGGGGATTGGAAGCCTTTATATGGTATAGTAGAGGGGGAGATATGTTGTGGTAATGTAgagggtagtcatgtggagtgGTGGTGTATAGGGTAGTACTGTAGTAGTACTCTATAGTACTAGATTAGTGCCACATATTTAGCATTAATGGGATCACATCACCTATCTCATGAAACATAGTATATCACATGTTGTTCATATTACTACCCTAAGCAGTACTTACCTGGACCACTACtcccattcaacctctccaggtcatagcccatggccgccatgaatgagccgagacctTTTCCGACCTCACTCAGTGTTCCATCCTGGCTCCACCTATTATTGCCACCACTCCCTCcagttaggaaccccaactgactgagtccactccagatgagacatactgtccctaggaaaatacgggccaggaggtggaccttagAGGGATCATTAGTTGTAGTAGCTCTACCTGCtataccatgagtcactgtcagtATCATAGAGTACTTAccagtggtaccattgactATGGTAGTCCATAGAGCAGTGGTCTTGCTGTAGGCCGACTGGTAGCACTTCTTGCCaccactggtaccacacttgGTACAGTCAtgactaccactaccaccggAACAACAGTTATCTGTACCAATCCCAGCACCACTACGTTCGCAATTCTTTCCTATCCCATTACTCTTTCCACTACTATCccccttaagacaacacGTATCCCcttcctgccacccaacccacttctgtagtcccagtgccaagtggtctatcagtgtccctatgacctcggtacACTACGGTGGCTACCCTgaacagctactacttttttactatattttcagcaaaagtgcaaccAAACTTGTGTGTAACATTGACTAAATATGCTACCAATTTTCCATAAACTTACTAATAAACATCCACTACACTTGCTACTAAACACTTACCAACATCTTCATTAGTTCACCCATTACTATATAGAATGTCCCCTCACAAAGGTCTGTTTAGTGGGGCAACTACATATGTTGGAGTTACCCGGGTGGGGTTTTTGGCATAGTGGGGGTGGTGAGGTAGTGCAGAAACACTGATATAGAATGCgcgccatatataatagagggcgccttcggcgcccATTAGTATATTGACTCACCCctgtacagaatgtatatgtggcctggcggcggcagtgactgacctactgcagtcagtacaactggagtaccatggtaagtactcaGTACtagaagtagtactatctagtaccactactggtacacagtacctcatggtgtcctataggctatcaaggtgaagCCAAGGACAAAGGCCCCCAAAAAGAGCGAGTAGAAGGTTGCCTCAACGAAGTattctccctagtccagggactaggtggtactgcagtggtccggacctatatagaccagctggcacaggtactcagtgcactcgttgggtggagtaagatagataAGTGTTGGCAAAGACATGGTGGTAACAATAACAATCAACATGGCAATGAACCGAATTGCGGATATTTAACAGATGTAAAAGCAAACACGCCATGCAAGGACTGTcaatgtatgaaatggagTGTGACCAGGCCGGAAAGCGAAGGAACACCACTGGGCAGGaagtgtacaaggtgtagtgatagtagtggtagtgatGCGTGTAACTGTAGTCCTGGTGGTGGTGACTCCTGTACTGCTGAGAAGTGTAAATGCGCTCTAGCAGGtaaatgctgcaagtgttgttgtaaaaGTTGTAATGGGTGTAAGGAAAACGCAAAGTGTAGTTGCATGATGGACGACAGCTATCACTGTCGCATATACAAGGATACATATCAGTCggcatatatatcatacacAAGTAACAAGCACTTCGAGAAGTACGGTATGGCAGCTACGTGGAATGCATTGCATAAATTTACTGCTAATTTCGGTAGTATAAGAGGCAATCCAACCGAGAAAAGATCCAAATGTGCCCGTATcctcctagggtcagtatgtctcatttggagtggccttacttatatgtattggactggaAAGTACCATTCCAGCAGCCCCCGGTGGAATaatcacatcctggatggtactggtctagatgatggtacactgtcacaatggcttcaggccctagggtttcctaaggCAATGTTGAATGACGCTGGCCCTGGAAATAGGTTGGATGCTgtcatatgggatgggtttaggggtatgttatatttgggattcccggatactggtagtggtagtggtcaTGGCTGGGACACTGAGGGTAATACATTTAGGGATCCATCTagtatgaactatgctggatatatacatactttAGAGAAgggtgcattttgcagcaacGGTAATGTCTTCCCTAAGAATGCTAATGGCGCCACAATTACTGAAGAACAGATGCACAAATGTGGTGCcctcttcaagctctacattctatcatgtgcctatttcaCTGGGTTACAGAACAAAGCTCCGCCGAAGGCGGGAAATACAACccccaagaccatccgggaaatcctctactggctaagtgcattgccctatagtccgGCGTACCCAGAGATACTGAAGCATGGTAAGGATAGGCTAAGAGAAGTGACACAGAAACCCGGAGACAATGGCAATGAGATACCAACACTCGCCTTTCACCAAACAGGCCGTAATGCTCCCATTACAGTACATGAATttaacctgtttgcccacttccaagctgtgacccagtactgcccactggtcctcatcggtatccagggtggtaTTCACAGTACTAACAGGACTACTCCTGCCATCCACTCCCTCTATGCCAACACGGAGTGTcacttcacctatcccactgtgtccattcaagcatacaaccaggtggtccactacattagggctctgttctaccaactctatttccttaggaagcaatgtgcagttaaAGTGGCTCTGGGAGGGAAGTGGCGtgaatgtaggtatggcaAGGATGTGGTGTCAAAGGGGGTaatcagctggatgtgcctggggtgtgaccccatggaacatgataggaaatggAGGGTAAAGGAGATGGGAAATAAACTTAATAAACTACCATTAGGATCGAATGGCAGTGATGCAAAGAAGATCAAGGATGTACTGGAGGCAATAGGtcaggtagtggtacaattgggtaatgcccaggaggcattggaagggaaggaTAAGGAGGCGATCAATGCGGTGAAGACGGCACTGGAGAAGGCTAAGGGGGAACTAGAGGAGGCGGTGAAGAAGGTGAATGGTGGGCTGGATGTGAAACTAGGGGAGGCTAAGACGGCACTAGAGGCGCTGACGaatggtggtagtggaatACTAGGGGAGGTAGGGGAGAAACTAGAGACGGCTACTAATGGTGAGTATGATCCCGGTAAGAACAAGATAAGTGAATCTATTAATAAGGTACGGGAGGTATTGAAGGAACTGGAAAAGGTGATCAAGGAgctgaagaagaaggaagTAGATGATGCCAACGAGCTGCTAGGTGTAGTTATGGATCCATATGTGCCTGAAAAGGAGCTACAAAATATCCTTCAAAGAGAAGTATCCCATGAGTACACAATACTCCTCTCAGCCATCGAAAAGATTATCTCCATCTGCacctctcccaagtgcagTGCATGTGACCAACACTCCACCAAGTGCGGCCAAAAGCCAACACCCAGTATCTGTAAGACCTGCCTCcaacccactaccactggtgtcccctcccccctccaggcattcctcgaggatcgGTTACCAGGGTTTAGTTGTAAAGAAGTGGTGGACCAAGACGAGAACCCAGACTATCCTTccgctgcatcccacttgggacactgtaatggttCCGGtcagtgctgcccattgccaatgggatTTAGAGGtcaattctatagtggcagCACCAGCGACAGCACTGGTGcacgcctttatggcatcctgtatttcttcagtaacgaaaacatgatgcagtcgtgtgtttatacactggtGAGGGTCACAGCAGCCCTTAGTGCCActacaccacaggtactgggtgatgtattcgggttctttagagGTGGTATTGGAGAGAAGGAAAGGGGAAAGAACAAGAAGAATTTGGTAGTGCCGTGTGATCACACTAAGGACCCATCTAAGAAAGGAGATGATgactacttttgcggctggtgtgcctctgggttacgggatgaagttaagaagatagagtggataccaaaggAAGACAATGATGGAGGGAAGTATAGAGGAAGTGTAGGAGAAGCActgataaatattaaagGCGATAAAGGGGATAGTGTTGCTCTAAAGTCCAGTGCTGCTACTGCCAATACCTCCCTCTCACGACTCACtaagaactgccagtacctctctcccctaaccggtgaactctatacgGCCGTGAGTGCCACATTCGGcggaacatacctctcatgggtgctatacctatcagatgcacttcattcaggactagagtcactaTCTGACGCATTCAAGgagattgaatgccggggctgtaGAGactgtgaccccaataagtgcaagaagggagtCCATGGACAGGGAAGtggacagtgtggatgccaatcaatcgtatcatgtactGGGGTACTACCAGTGCTGTACaggtatggctttgggtatggtaatgtagAGGCGTTGCATTACAGTAAGGGTGAGTTCTACTAGTCCACTTTATATACTAATGGGCGCCTTGGTCACAACTGTCATATGGAGTATTGGCGTAGTACGTGAGGAAGTAGAAAGGTTCTATGGAATATAACTACGTATAAGATTATTAAACGACCATCATTTAGCTAATACAGTGAATGTAGTGCAAAGAAGTGTATTCATACATAGTAGTGCAATATTCCCGCCATATGGAAGGTACCTGACTGGGGTATCTAGGGTGGTGCGTATACCACCGTGTCTCACTCGGTATATAACTATGATTTTGTAACTTATTAGTAATTATCTAGCACTCTGCAGTTCTACTGAGTAACATCACGTGGCATTCATTCTTTGCTAGAATTACTGAGTGCTCCCCACTATTATGGAGTAATACTGTGTCCAGATTACTAAGCACACTAAGTAGCATCCATTACTACTCCACATCACTACTACTAAGCCACCATCTCCCACCACTGCATCACTACCATCGTAACCATGTTGGTCTGTCCACTCCTAGTGGTAGCCCTAGGTgccctatggccactggactggaccCATACTAAACTGGACTCACTGAGCCCAGTGATTGGCCACTACCACGGTACCACATGGGCCATGGCAGAGAAGGTGACTCAAGGAGATGATACcgaggaagtagtggtagtggaaggCACTACTAGCGATGAAGTGGCAAAGAACAAGGAGAGCCAAAAGGGGTGGAAAGAGAAATTAAGTGAATGGTCTGCTGGTTATATTATACTGGACAAAGATGGAAAATTAAAGTGGGATATGAATCCATTTATAGTAGTGGTTATCGTTGCAATTGGATTGATGACCGGGGTGGGACCAGTGGCGATCGTGGTAATAGTGGTAGTGTATTTCATTGTTTCTATTTGTAAGTGGATAATAAATCCTAAGTCCTGGTTTGGGAGCTCTGGCAGCTCTTTGAAGAAGTTGAATGCTAAAAATGTGGATTAACCAACAAAATCTTAGATATATCGCTGAGTATATATTCTAGAAACGACATACATTTAATATGCTGGAGTTATATTGTAGTGCAGATACAGTTCTTCTTAGAAGCATTGATTATTTATTGTACTGAATATATAGAACAGTGGCCTTACGTTGTGCAGTACATGGACAGCATGAACATTCTATGGAGTACATCTATTGTCATGATCACAACTAATGTAAAGTGACAGTACATTGAGCAGTACTATTGTGCATAGTGTATTTATGTAGTGATCATGGTAGGAAAGGTACATTTCAAGGATATATTAACAGATAGCAAATGATGGCCAGTAATCCATGAGGTAAGGTGTTATATAAGGTAAATAGTTTTGTAGGGTGTGGTGCTGTAGGGCATATACCCCGTATGGGGTTTATAGagtttatgttatatggtGTATCTGGGGGTTTGTAGTGTTGTAGGGTAGATAGTGTATTATTGGGTACACTGCCAATGATTGAACAGGATATATAGTGTTATAGTAACAATGGGGAGATCTTCTGCATATTAGCAACATTGCTAGACACTGTTTGACTGGACACCACACAGGTGTTCAGTGTACAATATGTTGCACTGTGAcataatataataaatgttAGGGGttttatagaatatagtTCTATAATGTTGCTAGGTTGGGCACTTCACAGTGCCATGTGGTACCATTTAGACAAGTAACTGACACCGTATAATGCTATTTTGGGGTCCATCTAGGATTATAGGGATGTTCATGAGAAACCACGCATATGTAACTGTAATGGACATTGTTACTATAGTGACCTGGGAACTAGTGGTTCATCAATAGATAGGAATTCACTACTGCCTAGACATTTACCATTTCCTAGGGAGTAAGGATCCTTACCGCTtcttgatgaattcaaacCACAGGGTAGTATTGTACAATAATGCTGTAAGATAGCACTTTACGGGAACCCACTTGTGTACATACCTTATATAGCACTTGTCTACATAACTGGCTGCCAGGAGGACACGAGCATAATCTCCTATGAACAATAAAGAGTCAATCTTTAACCCATCCATTGGTAACATACAATAGCAAAGTAACATATAACTCTATGGAAACTGTCATAATGATATTGTCGTGTCTAGTGTATATTGCGACAGGGTATGTTGAAGTATCGACAATAGAGATC
This window harbors:
- a CDS encoding putative integral membrane protein, with product MLVYPVLVVALGALWPLDWTPTRLDSLSQVTGHYHGAAWAMAEKVTQGDDTEEVVVVEGTTSDEVAKNQESPKGWKQKLKEWAIEYAILNKDGNFEWNAYVIIFLLLFIMATTLGLPAVVVVIILYFIGCLFEKLFNPKSWSGWCGGATKNMNGTKLD
- a CDS encoding putative integral membrane protein, whose amino-acid sequence is MNTNTCTTIVLVLLWLYLCCQALGFLVSLIDAGNATTLPTTTILSTALLGLCLWQCRQAGYLVSPMTWYHWVLLVLLVLLQVLAVVIEYLGLQGMFSSSIGKEWAYPIYGVAVVILAILGGTLFCGWKCNLFCRPCCKSQYICYGSAIVVVLVVLIVLGVTVLLAMRGGGIGFHIGFDLSFATGGDTEKSIIQYLGNMAVPIMQCYSTAIIWNTTVKLPYTVPEVVALIASAVAVSSLLSLAVLGGTHLGGVQLSSKGYPFIAVHLLALGITLYCLEYKAIFPCPKLHLCFGILAVVLLLALVVVATQIATDGASDVDVVSYVLLGYSILLIIPTLWYAYRCGLLTWRWNSCLPKKKGLKATDTAENTVPETDIAKES
- a CDS encoding variant erythrocyte surface antigen-1 alpha subunit, producing the protein MLELPGWGFWHSGGECICGLAAAVTDLLQSVQLEYHGYQGEAKDKGPQKERVEGCLNEVFSLVQGLGGTAVVRTYIDQLAQVLSALVGWSKIDKCWQRHGGNNNNQHGNEPNCGYLTDVKANTPCKDCQCMKWSVTRPESEGTPLGRKCTRCSDSSGSDACNCSPGGGDSCTAEKCKCALAGKCCKCCCKSCNGCKENAKCSCMMDDSYHCRIYKDTYQSAYISYTSNKHFEKYGMAATWNALHKFTANFGSIRGNPTEKRSKCARILLGSVCLIWSGLTYMYWTGKYHSSSPRWNNHILDGTGLDDGTLSQWLQALGFPKAMLNDAGPGNRLDAVIWDGFRGMLYLGFPDTGSGSGHGWDTEGNTFRDPSSMNYAGYIHTLEKGAFCSNGNVFPKNANGATITEEQMHKCGALFKLYILSCAYFTGLQNKAPPKAGNTTPKTIREILYWLSALPYSPAYPEILKHGKDRLREVTQKPGDNGNEIPTLAFHQTGRNAPITVHEFNLFAHFQAVTQYCPLVLIGIQGGIHSTNRTTPAIHSLYANTECHFTYPTVSIQAYNQVVHYIRALFYQLYFLRKQCAVKVALGGKWRECRYGKDVVSKGVISWMCLGCDPMEHDRKWRVKEMGNKLNKLPLGSNGSDAKKIKDVLEAIGQVVVQLGNAQEALEGKDKEAINAVKTALEKAKGELEEAVKKVNGGLDVKLGEAKTALEALTNGGSGILGEVGEKLETATNGEYDPGKNKISESINKVREVLKELEKVIKELKKKEVDDANELLGVVMDPYVPEKELQNILQREVSHEYTILLSAIEKIISICTSPKCSACDQHSTKCGQKPTPSICKTCLQPTTTGVPSPLQAFLEDRLPGFSCKEVVDQDENPDYPSAASHLGHCNGSGQCCPLPMGFRGQFYSGSTSDSTGARLYGILYFFSNENMMQSCVYTLVRVTAALSATTPQVLGDVFGFFRGGIGEKERGKNKKNLVVPCDHTKDPSKKGDDDYFCGWCASGLRDEVKKIEWIPKEDNDGGKYRGSVGEALINIKGDKGDSVALKSSAATANTSLSRLTKNCQYLSPLTGELYTAVSATFGGTYLSWVLYLSDALHSGLESLSDAFKEIECRGCRDCDPNKCKKGVHGQGSGQCGCQSIVSCTGVLPVLYRYGFGYGNVEALHYSKGEFY
- a CDS encoding putative integral membrane protein encodes the protein MLVCPLLVVALGALWPLDWTHTKLDSLSPVIGHYHGTTWAMAEKVTQGDDTEEVVVVEGTTSDEVAKNKESQKGWKEKLSEWSAGYIILDKDGKLKWDMNPFIVVVIVAIGLMTGVGPVAIVVIVVVYFIVSICKWIINPKSWFGSSGSSLKKLNAKNVD
- a CDS encoding variant erythrocyte surface antigen-1 alpha subunit; this encodes MGELMKMLCTEVIGTLIDHLALGLQKWVGWQEGDTCCLKGDSSGKSNGIGKNCERSGAGIGTDNCCSGGSGSHDCTKCGTSGGKKCYQSAYSKTTALWTTIVNGTTGRATTTNDPSKVHLLARIFLGTVCLIWSGLSQLGFLTGGSGGNNRWSQDGTLSEVGKGLGSFMAAMGYDLERLNGSSGPGKYCLG